A single region of the Eleginops maclovinus isolate JMC-PN-2008 ecotype Puerto Natales chromosome 16, JC_Emac_rtc_rv5, whole genome shotgun sequence genome encodes:
- the LOC134877730 gene encoding uncharacterized protein LOC134877730 isoform X1: MGRLDDAAKHKVVELRKAGLSFRKIKAVLELENIKVSAQAIYLFLREFQGRPPGRVRPMEAGGSTSPAQMQHQPGAIQEGWSNIRIQNLLRDASHHAGFAAASNFAKQISTNPDFGAKPSGSGVTSGGSRPEIQQEGDKEENDIQIVSVTSLAQSSHQTVPQSIVTRAETGAGSSTLTASAALMRRRVTASPATNSMLVARRRLLDKALAHRVKSFPQVASLLRRDPSSVQAANLRSSITQLSETCDLTTEKTVMEGQSSTTRRFPTQRPGLHVRSLPPLPRVGIRLPNCSTAPSTSVAPGVAIIRLQTPGGQGGTRSEGNPSPQQAVQDTGGRGGLQDQIQTLGSEVRSLGLSVKMLVEQQCCLEREQVQQTHIQKQILSTLQCLATKLGRCSVVQQQHNKTPSPSGLPTASASTSFSQDTFNFSQGTYTQCNQTQPNYNSLESLENVEAFKLPGLSPSSMNGFPPCSNAENLPLTHTPPHTQAYATSYPTSQTLMPPYTQSYVSPYSQSHSQTFSGEVNKTADFQNSCSTRTLQDCSVSTQPVMNSNLSSQDQQISIIKVEGP, translated from the exons ATGGGCCGGTTGGATGATGCCGCTAAACACAAAGTGGTGGAGCTGCGAAAGGCTGGTCTGAGTTTCCGCAAGATCAAAGCCGTGTTGGAGCTGGAGAACATCAAGGTATCTGCCCAGGCAATCTACCTGTTCCTAAGGGAATTCCAAGGGAGGCCACCAGGGAGGGTTAGACCTATGGAGGCTGGAGGAAGCACATCACCCGCACAGATGCAGCATCAACCCGGGGCAATACAAGAGGGCTGGAGTAACATTCGAATCCAAAATCTTCTGCGGGATGCATCTCACCATGCTGGCTTTGCAGCTGCTTCAAATTTTGCCAAACAGATTTCCACAAATCCAGATTTTGGTGCAAAGCCATCTGGGTCTGGGGTGACAAGTGGAGGCAGCAGGCCAGAAATTCAACAGGAGGGAGATAAGGAAGAAAATGACATCCAGATTGTAAGTGTCACCTCCCTTGCACAGAGCAGCCATCAAACAGTTCCTCAGTCCATTGTAACAAGAGCAGAGACTGGTGCTGGGTCTTCCACACTAACAGCTTCTGCAGCATTGATGAGGAGGAGAGTTACAGCTTCTCCAGCCACAAATTCAATGCTGGTAGCTCGAAGGAGGCTTTTGGATAAAGCGCTGGCACACAGGGTGAAG TCTTTCCCTCAGGTAGCGTCTTTGTTGAGGAGAGATCCCTCCAGTGTCCAAGCTGCTAATTTGAGAAGTTCAATAACACAACTGTCCGAAACGTGTGATCTGACCACTGAAAAG ACTGTTATGGAAGGGCAGTCTAGCACCACCAGGCGTTTTCCCACTCAAAGACCAGGTCTGCATGTGCGTTcccttccccctctccctcGGGTTGGCATTCGTCTTCCTAATTGCTCAACAGCACCTTCAACATCTGTGGCTCCTGGGGTTGCCATTATTCGTCTACAAACCCCAGGAGGCCAGGGCGGAACTCGTAGTGAGGGGAACCCAAGCCCTCAACAAGCAGTCCAGGACACTGGAGGGAGAGGTGGTCTTCAGGATCAGATTCAGACCCTGGGTTCAGAGGTGCGCAGTTTGGGTCTGTCAGTGAAGATGCTGGTGGAGCAGCAGTGCTGCCTTGAGAGGGAGCAGGTgcagcagacacacattcagaagcagatccTCAGCACTCTACAGTGCCTGGCCACCAAACTAGGACGTTGTAGTGTTGTTCAGCAGCAGCACAACAAAACTCCATCACCCTCTGGTTTGCCAACTGCTTCTGCATCTACCTCCTTCAGCCAAGACACCTTCAACTTCAGTCAAGGCACATACACTCAGTGCAACCAAACCCAGCCAAACTATAACTCTTTAGAGAGTTTAGAAAATGTAGAGGCCTTTAAACTGCCAGGATTGAGTCCTTCAAGCATGAATGGCTTTCCACCATGTAGCAATGCTGAGAACCTCCCACTTACCCACACTCCCCCTCATACACAAGCGTATGCTACTTCATACCCAACCAGTCAAACACTTATGCCTCCTTACACACAGTCCTATGTCTCTCCATACAGCCAGTCACATTCTCAGACTTTCAGTGGTGaagtaaataaaacagctgATTTTCAAAACAGCTGTTCAACAAGGACTCTCCAGGACTGCAGTGTTTCCACACAGCCAGTGATGAACTCTAACCTCTCTTCACAGGACCAGCAAATCAGTATTATCAAGGTTGAAGGACCTTAG
- the LOC134877731 gene encoding LOW QUALITY PROTEIN: cytochrome P450 2K1-like (The sequence of the model RefSeq protein was modified relative to this genomic sequence to represent the inferred CDS: deleted 1 base in 1 codon): MSVNTTRCCLQGLALSTAEQMSLWNDFVLIFFSNPTTLLGLVALLLILYLVSSSLITKEIGKGPPGPRPLPLLGNLLQLDLKRPYKTLCELSKKYGSVFTVYLGTNKVVVLAGYKSVKEALVSNAEEFGERGISPIFYDMNQGHGILFANGESWKELRRFALTTLRDFGMGKRIAEQKILEECHHLTQMFEDHKGKPFDTAHPLNYATSNIISSIVYGSRFEYSDPRFTEMVKRANQSICVVGSAQIQLYNMFPRLVSWIKNRQLILRNVEMTVRDVKALVKNLKDTLNPSICRGLVDCFLIRKQKEEDSCVKDTHYNEKNLIFTVTNLFSAGTDTTATTLRWGLLLMAKYPLIQDQVQEELSSVIGSRQAGVDDRKNLPYTDAVIHEIQRLANIVPMAIPHKTSQDVTFQGYFIKEGTTVLPLLTSVLQDESEWETPYTFNPSHFLDKEGKFIRRDAFMPFSAGRRVCLGESLAKMELFLFFTFLLQRFRFSAPPGVTEDELDLTPAVGFTLSPSPHELCAVRRQ; encoded by the exons ATGAGCGTGAACACCACACGGTGTTGTCTGCAGGGCTTAGCACTATCAACAGCAGAACAAATGTCTCTTTGGAACGATTTTGTTTTGATCTTTTTCTCTAATCCCACCACTTTGTTGGGGTTGGTGGCTCTCCTGCTCATTCTCTATCTTGTTTCCAGTAGTTTAATCACCAAGGAAATAGGGAAGGGGCCCCCAGGACCAAGGCCTCTTCCCCTGCTTGGTAACCTTTTGCAGCTCGATCTCAAGAGACCCTACAAAACCCTCTGTGAG CTTTCAAAGAAATATGGTTCTGTGTTTACGGTGTACCTTGGAACCAATAAAGTGGTTGTGCTGGCTGGATACAAGTCAGTAAAAGAGGCTCTGGTCAGCAATGCAGAAGAGTTCGGAGAACGAGGAATCTCCCCTATTTTTTATGACATGAATCAAGGTCACG GAATTCTGTTTGCAAATGGAGAATCATGGAAAGAGCTGAGACGTTTTGCCCTCACCACCCTCAGAGACTTTGGGATGGGCAAAAGAATTGCTGAGCAAAAAATCTTAGAGGAATGCCACCATCTGACCCAAATGTTTGAAGATCACAAAG GGAAACCATTTGATACAGCGCACCCGTTGAATTATGCAACATCCAATATCATCTCCTCTATCGTGTATGGGAGCAGATTTGAATACAGTGACCCCAGATTCACAGAGATGGTTAAAAGAGCAAACCAGTCCATATGCGTTGTTGGATCTGCGCAAATCCAG ctCTACAACATGTTTCCCAGGCTGGTCAGTTGGATAAAGAACCGTCAGCtgattttaagaaatgttgagATGACCGTAAGAGATGTCAAGGCTTTAGTCAAGAATCTGAAAGACACACTGAACCCTAGCATCTGCAGGGGGCTTGTGGACTGTTTTCTGATCCGGAAGCAGAAGGAAGAA GACTCTTGTGTGAAGGACACTCACTACAATGAGAAGAATTTGATATTTACAGTAACCAACCTGTTTTCAGCTGGTACCGATACCAcagcaactacactgagatggGGTTTGCTGCTTATGGCTAAATATCCGCTTATACAAG ACCAGGTCCAGGAGGAGCTGAGCAGCGTGATAGGAAGCCGTCAGGCAGGGGTCGATGACCGGAAGAACCTGCCGTACACTGATGCTGTCATTCATGAGATACAGAGACTGGCC AACATTGTCCCTATGGCCATTCCTCACAAAACCAGCCAAGACGTCACCTTCCAGGGATACTTCATCAAAGAG GGAACCACTGTGCTTCCTCTTCTTACTTCTGTCCTGCAGGATGAGAGTGAATGGGAAACCCCATACACTTTCAACCCCTCCCACTTCCTGGATAAGGAGGGTAAATTTATCAGGAGAGACGCTTTCATGCCATTTTCTGCAG GTCGCAGGGTGTGTCTGGGGGAAAGTCTGGCTAAGATGGAGctgttcctcttcttcacctTCCTCCTCCAGCGCTTTCGTTTTAGTGCTCCACCCGGAGTTACAGAGGATGAACTGGATCTCACTCCAGCTGTGGGCTTCACCCTCAGCCCGTCACCTCATGAGCTGTGTGCCGTTAGACGCCAATGA
- the LOC134877730 gene encoding uncharacterized protein LOC134877730 isoform X2, which yields MGRLDDAAKHKVVELRKAGLSFRKIKAVLELENIKVSAQAIYLFLREFQGRPPGRVRPMEAGGSTSPAQMQHQPGAIQEGWSNIRIQNLLRDASHHAGFAAASNFAKQISTNPDFGAKPSGSGVTSGGSRPEIQQEGDKEENDIQIVSVTSLAQSSHQTVPQSIVTRAETGAGSSTLTASAALMRRRVTASPATNSMLVARRRLLDKALAHRVKVASLLRRDPSSVQAANLRSSITQLSETCDLTTEKTVMEGQSSTTRRFPTQRPGLHVRSLPPLPRVGIRLPNCSTAPSTSVAPGVAIIRLQTPGGQGGTRSEGNPSPQQAVQDTGGRGGLQDQIQTLGSEVRSLGLSVKMLVEQQCCLEREQVQQTHIQKQILSTLQCLATKLGRCSVVQQQHNKTPSPSGLPTASASTSFSQDTFNFSQGTYTQCNQTQPNYNSLESLENVEAFKLPGLSPSSMNGFPPCSNAENLPLTHTPPHTQAYATSYPTSQTLMPPYTQSYVSPYSQSHSQTFSGEVNKTADFQNSCSTRTLQDCSVSTQPVMNSNLSSQDQQISIIKVEGP from the exons ATGGGCCGGTTGGATGATGCCGCTAAACACAAAGTGGTGGAGCTGCGAAAGGCTGGTCTGAGTTTCCGCAAGATCAAAGCCGTGTTGGAGCTGGAGAACATCAAGGTATCTGCCCAGGCAATCTACCTGTTCCTAAGGGAATTCCAAGGGAGGCCACCAGGGAGGGTTAGACCTATGGAGGCTGGAGGAAGCACATCACCCGCACAGATGCAGCATCAACCCGGGGCAATACAAGAGGGCTGGAGTAACATTCGAATCCAAAATCTTCTGCGGGATGCATCTCACCATGCTGGCTTTGCAGCTGCTTCAAATTTTGCCAAACAGATTTCCACAAATCCAGATTTTGGTGCAAAGCCATCTGGGTCTGGGGTGACAAGTGGAGGCAGCAGGCCAGAAATTCAACAGGAGGGAGATAAGGAAGAAAATGACATCCAGATTGTAAGTGTCACCTCCCTTGCACAGAGCAGCCATCAAACAGTTCCTCAGTCCATTGTAACAAGAGCAGAGACTGGTGCTGGGTCTTCCACACTAACAGCTTCTGCAGCATTGATGAGGAGGAGAGTTACAGCTTCTCCAGCCACAAATTCAATGCTGGTAGCTCGAAGGAGGCTTTTGGATAAAGCGCTGGCACACAGGGTGAAG GTAGCGTCTTTGTTGAGGAGAGATCCCTCCAGTGTCCAAGCTGCTAATTTGAGAAGTTCAATAACACAACTGTCCGAAACGTGTGATCTGACCACTGAAAAG ACTGTTATGGAAGGGCAGTCTAGCACCACCAGGCGTTTTCCCACTCAAAGACCAGGTCTGCATGTGCGTTcccttccccctctccctcGGGTTGGCATTCGTCTTCCTAATTGCTCAACAGCACCTTCAACATCTGTGGCTCCTGGGGTTGCCATTATTCGTCTACAAACCCCAGGAGGCCAGGGCGGAACTCGTAGTGAGGGGAACCCAAGCCCTCAACAAGCAGTCCAGGACACTGGAGGGAGAGGTGGTCTTCAGGATCAGATTCAGACCCTGGGTTCAGAGGTGCGCAGTTTGGGTCTGTCAGTGAAGATGCTGGTGGAGCAGCAGTGCTGCCTTGAGAGGGAGCAGGTgcagcagacacacattcagaagcagatccTCAGCACTCTACAGTGCCTGGCCACCAAACTAGGACGTTGTAGTGTTGTTCAGCAGCAGCACAACAAAACTCCATCACCCTCTGGTTTGCCAACTGCTTCTGCATCTACCTCCTTCAGCCAAGACACCTTCAACTTCAGTCAAGGCACATACACTCAGTGCAACCAAACCCAGCCAAACTATAACTCTTTAGAGAGTTTAGAAAATGTAGAGGCCTTTAAACTGCCAGGATTGAGTCCTTCAAGCATGAATGGCTTTCCACCATGTAGCAATGCTGAGAACCTCCCACTTACCCACACTCCCCCTCATACACAAGCGTATGCTACTTCATACCCAACCAGTCAAACACTTATGCCTCCTTACACACAGTCCTATGTCTCTCCATACAGCCAGTCACATTCTCAGACTTTCAGTGGTGaagtaaataaaacagctgATTTTCAAAACAGCTGTTCAACAAGGACTCTCCAGGACTGCAGTGTTTCCACACAGCCAGTGATGAACTCTAACCTCTCTTCACAGGACCAGCAAATCAGTATTATCAAGGTTGAAGGACCTTAG
- the LOC134877732 gene encoding LOW QUALITY PROTEIN: cytochrome P450 2K1-like (The sequence of the model RefSeq protein was modified relative to this genomic sequence to represent the inferred CDS: inserted 1 base in 1 codon) has translation MLEDLFQSSTSVFLSLAIVCLLGFHLIYSSFSSKNRKREPPGPTPFPLLGNLLQVDLKRLDRSLVDLSKKHGPVFTVYLGMQKVVVLAGYKTVKQALVNHAEEFGERDINQLAYDLNQGHGILFSNGEVWKEMRRFALSTLKDFGMGRRITEGKIIEECGYLIEEFQQHEGKAFDNAHMMNYAASNIISALMFGKRFEYRDPEIKDMLERNHEVTRLVGTASVLIYNAFPWLGPCLKNWRDLMKLVDASIKETKSMIAELXETLNPDMCRCFVDAFLTHKQNLEEAGDKDSLYHDENLVYSVINLFAAGTDTTANTLQWCLLFMAKYPQFQDQVQEELSRVIGSRQVRVEDRKNLPYTDAIIHETQRLANIVPMAVLHRTSRDSTFQGYFIKERTIVLPLLTSVLHDESEWETPNTFNPSHFLDKEGKFTRRDAFMPFSAGRRMCPGESLARMELFLFFTSLLQRFRFTPAPGVTEDELDLNPVVGFILTPSPHELCAVSRQ, from the exons ATGTTGGAGGATCTTTTCCAGTCTTCAACTTCAGTCTTTTTGTCTTTGGCCATTGTATGTCTTCTTGGCTTCCACCTTATTTACTCAAGCTTCAGCTccaaaaacaggaagagggagcCACCAGGGCCTACACCATTTCCCCTGCTTGGAAATTTACTTCAAGTGGATCTCAAGAGACTCGACCGATCTCTTGTTGAT CTGTCCAAAAAACATGGACCAGTGTTCACAGTCTACTTAGGAATGCAGAAGGTGGTGGTCCTGGCAGGATACAAGACAGTCAAACAGGCTCTAGTCAACCATGCTGAGGAGTTTGGAGAACGAGATATCAATCAGTTAGCCTATGATTTAAACCAAGGACACG GGATACTTTTTTCTAACGGTGAAGTGTGGAAAGAAATGAGGCGTTTTGCTCTAAGCACACTAAAAGATTTTGGGATGGGCAGAAGGATAACTGAAGGGAAAATCATTGAAGAATGTGGCTACCTGATTGAAGAATTTCAACAGCATGAAG GTAAAGCCTTTGACAACGCCCACATGATGAATTACGCAGCTTCAAATATTATATCCGCTCTCATGTTTGGAAAGAGGTTCGAATACAGGGACCCTGAAATCAAAGATATGTTGGAAAGAAACCACGAAGTCACCCGTCTGGTTGGAACGGCATCCGTCCTG ATTTACAACGCGTTTCCTTGGCTGGGCCCTTGTCTTAAAAACTGGAGGGATTTGATGAAACTGGTGGATGCCAgcataaaagaaacaaagagcatGATAGCGGAAC AAGAGACTCTGAACCCTGACATGTGCCGATGCTTTGTGGATGCATTCCTGACCCATAAACAAAATCTTGAG GAGGCTGGAGACAAAGACTCACTCTACCATGATGAGAACCTGGTCTACTCTGTGATAAACCTGTTTGCAGCTGGGACTGATACTACAGCAAATACACTTCAGTGGTGTTTGCTTTTCATGGCCAAGTACCCTCAGTTTCAAG ACCAGGTCCAGGAGGAGCTGAGCAGAGTGATAGGAAGTCGGCAGGTACGAGTAGAGGACCGGAAGAACCTGCCGTACACTGATGCTATCATCCATGAGACACAGAGACTGGCCAACATTGTCCCCATGGCCGTTCTTCACAGAACCAGCCGAGACTCCACCTTCCAGGGATACTTCATCAAAGAG AGGACTATAGTGCTTCCTCTTCTTACTTCTGTCCTGCATGATGAGAGTGAATGGGAAACCCCAAACACTTTCAACCCTTCCCACTTCCTGGATAAAGAGGGTAAATTTACCAGGAGAGACGCTTTCATGCCATTTTCTGCAG GTCGCAGAATGTGTCCTGGAGAGAGTCTGGCTAGAATGGAGCTGTTCCTGTTCTTCACCTCCCTCCTCCAGCGCTTTCGTTTCACTCCTGCACCCGGAGTCACAGAGGATGAACTGGATCTCAATCCAGTTGTGGGCTTCATTCTGACACCTTCACCTCATGAGCTGTGTGCTGTCAGTCGTCAATGA